The Hevea brasiliensis isolate MT/VB/25A 57/8 unplaced genomic scaffold, ASM3005281v1 Scaf547, whole genome shotgun sequence genome has a window encoding:
- the LOC131177535 gene encoding transcription factor bHLH106-like translates to MQPDNSLDNSHLYRFLSENGVFNVGPYGFPTMQSMCSSSSSSYHNYPLEGSIITDMTPQDRALAALKNHKEAEKRRRERINSHLDKLRSLLPCNSKTDKASLLAKVVQRVRELKQQTSEIPGLETFPSETDEITVLSGECSSDGQLIFKASLCCEDRSDLLPDLIEILKSLHLKTLRAEMVALGGRIKNVLIVAAEKDHSTESVNFLQTALKSLLERSNSSDRFKRRRVLDHKLIMQ, encoded by the exons ATGCAACCCGATAACTCGCTGGACAATTCTCACTTGTACCGGTTTCTCTCCGAGAACGGAGTTTTCAACGTTGGACCCTACGGTTTCCCGACGATGCAAAGCATGTGTAGTTCATCCTCGTCGTCTTACCATAATTACCCCTTGGAAGGGTCTATAATTACGGATATGACACCACAGGATAGAGCTCTTGCTGCTTTAAAGAATCATAAGGAAGCTGagaagagaaggagagagagaattAACTCTCATCTAGATAAGCTCAGGAGCCTCCTTCCTTGCAATTCTAAG ACCGACAAAGCTTCACTTCTAGCAAAAGTTGTTCAACGAGTGAGAGAACTCAAACAGCAGACATCAGAAATTCCAGGGCTCGAAACCTTCCCATCAGAAACCGATGAGATCACTGTTCTTTCCGGTGAGTGTTCAAGCGATGGACAGTTGATCTTCAAGGCATCTTTATGCTGTGAAGATCGCTCTGATCTTTTGCCTGACCTCATTGAGATATTGAAATCCCTGCATTTGAAGACGCTTAGAGCTGAAATGGTAGCACTTGGAGGAAGAATCAAGAACGTTCTTATAGTTGCTGCCGAGAAAGATCACAGCACTGAATCAGTAAATTTCTTGCAAACTGCACTCAAATCTTTACTTGAACGATCAAATTCTAGTGATCGCTTTAAAAGGAGAAGGGTATTAGACCATAAATTAATAATGCAATGA